The following are encoded together in the Raineyella sp. LH-20 genome:
- a CDS encoding A/G-specific adenine glycosylase — protein sequence MPADPAETPPDHPPVPDRTDPDRTDPERVVPDRTDPAQVVARVLDWYAVHARDLPWRRAECSAWGVMVSEFMLQQTPVGRVLGPWTAWMERWPTPAALAAAPAGEAIRMWGRLGYPRRALRLHRTAQALVERHSGRVPDDEAALRGLPGVGEYTAAAVAAFAYRQRTVVIDTNVRRLLARLVRGEAQAPTHPRAADRSLAVAHVPDAPERAATWAVASMELGALVCTARSPRCEACPVADLCAWQLAGRPDATYAPRTQSYEGTDRQCRGALLAVLREAEAPVPTAELRRVWPPRRAADPEQFDRALSGLAADGLIASIGRTGTGTTRTTGRTDGEHWTLPTT from the coding sequence GTGCCAGCCGATCCCGCCGAGACGCCGCCTGATCACCCCCCCGTCCCGGACCGTACCGACCCGGACCGTACCGACCCGGAACGCGTCGTCCCGGACCGCACCGATCCCGCGCAGGTCGTCGCCAGAGTCCTCGACTGGTACGCCGTCCACGCCCGCGACCTGCCCTGGCGCCGAGCCGAGTGCTCGGCCTGGGGGGTGATGGTGAGCGAGTTCATGTTGCAGCAGACACCGGTGGGCCGGGTTCTCGGCCCCTGGACGGCGTGGATGGAGCGGTGGCCCACGCCGGCCGCCCTGGCCGCCGCACCTGCCGGCGAGGCGATCCGGATGTGGGGGCGGCTCGGCTATCCGCGTCGTGCGCTGCGGCTGCACCGTACGGCCCAGGCACTCGTCGAGCGGCACAGCGGACGGGTCCCTGACGACGAGGCCGCACTGCGGGGCCTTCCCGGGGTCGGGGAGTACACGGCGGCCGCCGTGGCGGCGTTCGCCTACCGTCAGCGGACCGTGGTGATCGACACGAACGTACGACGGTTGCTCGCCCGTCTGGTCCGCGGGGAGGCCCAGGCGCCGACGCACCCACGGGCCGCGGACCGGTCGCTCGCCGTCGCCCATGTCCCGGACGCCCCGGAGCGCGCGGCGACCTGGGCGGTGGCCTCGATGGAGCTCGGGGCGCTCGTCTGCACGGCACGCTCCCCTCGGTGCGAGGCCTGCCCAGTGGCCGACCTGTGCGCATGGCAGCTCGCCGGCCGCCCGGACGCGACGTACGCACCCCGCACCCAGTCGTACGAGGGGACCGACCGCCAGTGCCGGGGGGCGCTGCTCGCGGTGCTCCGGGAGGCCGAGGCCCCGGTCCCGACCGCCGAGTTGCGCCGAGTGTGGCCCCCGCGCCGCGCGGCCGACCCCGAGCAGTTCGACCGCGCCCTGTCCGGTCTGGCAGCCGACGGGTTGATCGCCTCGATCGGCCGGACCGGGACCGGCACGACCCGTACGACCGGCAGGACCGACGGTGAGCATTGGACCCTGCCGACCACCTGA
- the disA gene encoding DNA integrity scanning diadenylate cyclase DisA, translating to MTAEDQQSRTRRFRALTAPGTPLRNGLDRIVKGRTGGLIVLGLNREVEGLMTGGFHLDAPVTPQNLRELSKLDGAIVLSADLSRIVAAGVHLMPDPAYDSVETGTRHRTADRVSRQTGVPTISVSASMQVISLFVDGERLSFPDPGAILGRADQGLRTLERYTNRLAEVTDHLSTLEIRDQVTVRDVAVVLQRLEMVHRIQDELRDYVIDLGTEGRLVDLQIRELESGTDNIAELLIEDYRDEANGVVFDLTDLAELSTTDLVDLTTIERAVGFGTTDLEAQLYPRGYRQLSRIGTLPRAVAARLLDHFGSLQEIFAASLGDLQAVDGVGLRRARAIRDALAWMAESEFDELA from the coding sequence GTGACCGCGGAGGACCAGCAGAGCCGCACACGGCGATTCCGGGCGTTGACCGCACCAGGAACGCCGCTGCGGAACGGGCTCGACCGGATCGTCAAGGGGCGCACCGGCGGCCTCATCGTGCTCGGCCTGAACCGCGAGGTCGAGGGACTGATGACCGGGGGATTCCACCTCGATGCCCCCGTCACCCCGCAGAATCTGCGCGAGCTGTCGAAGCTCGACGGCGCCATCGTGCTGAGCGCCGACCTGTCCCGCATCGTCGCGGCCGGGGTCCATCTGATGCCCGATCCCGCGTACGACTCGGTGGAGACGGGTACCCGGCACCGGACCGCCGATCGGGTGTCGCGGCAGACCGGCGTGCCGACGATCTCGGTCTCGGCCTCCATGCAGGTGATCAGCCTGTTCGTCGACGGGGAGCGGCTCAGTTTCCCCGATCCGGGCGCCATCCTCGGCCGCGCCGACCAGGGGTTGCGTACGCTCGAGCGGTACACCAACCGGCTCGCTGAGGTGACCGACCACCTGTCCACCCTCGAGATCCGCGACCAGGTGACCGTACGCGACGTCGCGGTGGTCCTGCAGCGTCTGGAGATGGTCCACCGGATCCAGGACGAGCTGCGTGATTACGTGATCGATCTGGGCACCGAGGGGCGCTTGGTCGACCTGCAGATCCGTGAGTTGGAATCCGGGACGGACAACATCGCCGAACTGCTCATCGAGGACTACCGCGACGAGGCGAACGGAGTCGTCTTCGACCTCACCGACCTGGCGGAGTTGAGCACCACCGACCTGGTCGATCTGACGACGATCGAACGGGCGGTCGGATTCGGCACCACCGATCTGGAGGCACAGCTCTATCCGCGCGGCTACCGTCAGCTGTCCCGGATCGGTACGCTGCCGCGGGCCGTGGCGGCCCGACTGCTGGACCACTTCGGGTCACTGCAGGAGATCTTCGCCGCTTCGCTGGGCGACCTGCAGGCGGTCGACGGCGTGGGCCTGCGCCGGGCCAGGGCGATCCGCGATGCCCTGGCCTGGATGGCCGAATCGGAATTCGACGAACTCGCCTGA